A section of the Campylobacter porcelli genome encodes:
- the ybeY gene encoding rRNA maturation RNase YbeY, whose translation MIICEDNYPQILDTIAQKLTNADIELLLVDTKTMHQINLKERKIDKTTDVLSFPLHYIPHFPIGSIVINTDLALSKASELGHSIDDEIALLFTHGLLHILGYDHENDDGQMRRKEIEIINEFNLPDSLIVRTLDE comes from the coding sequence ATGATAATTTGCGAAGATAACTATCCTCAAATTCTAGATACCATCGCACAAAAGCTCACAAATGCGGATATAGAGCTACTACTAGTAGATACTAAAACCATGCACCAAATAAATTTAAAAGAGCGTAAAATTGATAAAACTACAGATGTTTTGAGCTTTCCACTTCACTATATTCCGCATTTTCCTATTGGTTCAATCGTGATAAATACAGATTTAGCACTATCTAAAGCTAGCGAATTAGGTCATAGTATAGATGATGAAATAGCTCTACTATTTACTCATGGTTTGCTACATATATTAGGATATGATCATGAAAATGATGATGGACAAATGAGAAGAAAAGAGATAGAAATTATAAACGAATTTAATCTACCAGATAGCCTAATAGTGCGGACACTAGATGAGTAG
- a CDS encoding NAD(+) kinase, whose amino-acid sequence MSKIHKNLNIIAITTRDPIEQKDALVKIVKIIKSRSIDVIFESHVAKIIGVDGFEFKDLISKAKVIISLGGDGNFIATCRRVAQSEIYVYGVHTGHLGFLTDSTLDKFGEFLDQFLSGIYDIERPYMLRANFNKNGKITTKLAFNDIVLMRKKIDTTSHIDAFLNSKHFNSYFGDGVIISSAMGSTAYNMSAGGPIIHPLCDAYSVTPICSHSLTQRPLVLPREFRLEFRSNDDIVVLIDGQDRLDLIEFDSVDIGVSDIRVNLLRHQGRDYFGVLKEKLRWGQQ is encoded by the coding sequence ATGTCTAAAATTCATAAAAATCTAAATATTATAGCGATCACAACAAGGGATCCAATAGAGCAAAAAGACGCTCTAGTTAAGATTGTAAAGATTATAAAAAGTCGCTCAATTGATGTGATATTTGAGTCGCATGTGGCTAAAATAATTGGCGTAGATGGCTTTGAATTTAAAGATTTAATATCAAAAGCTAAGGTGATAATATCCCTTGGAGGAGATGGTAATTTCATAGCTACATGCAGACGAGTAGCACAAAGTGAAATTTATGTATATGGGGTTCATACTGGACATTTGGGCTTCTTGACAGATTCTACTTTGGATAAATTTGGGGAATTTTTGGATCAATTTTTAAGCGGAATTTATGATATTGAGCGTCCATATATGCTTAGGGCAAATTTCAATAAAAATGGCAAGATAACTACAAAATTAGCCTTTAATGATATTGTTTTAATGCGTAAAAAGATTGATACTACTTCTCATATTGATGCTTTTTTAAACTCAAAGCACTTTAACTCATACTTTGGCGATGGGGTGATAATCAGCTCTGCGATGGGCTCGACTGCTTATAATATGAGTGCTGGAGGGCCAATTATCCATCCTTTATGTGATGCTTATAGCGTTACGCCGATTTGTTCGCATAGTCTTACTCAAAGACCGCTTGTCTTACCTAGAGAGTTTAGATTGGAGTTTAGAAGTAATGATGATATAGTGGTTTTAATAGATGGTCAAGATAGATTGGATTTGATTGAATTTGATAGCGTGGATATTGGTGTGAGCGATATTAGAGTTAATCTGCTTAGGCATCAAGGGCGGGACTATTTTGGTGTTTTAAAAGAGAAATTAAGATGGGGTCAGCAGTGA
- a CDS encoding transglycosylase SLT domain-containing protein gives MRVVLVVLSIFFTCNYSFGFMVSSDNFKKEIKILKELDIDPKYINDEYFLQLKNSRMDTTKQEFINTITKEYKHAAIIKDVLKQRGAPNSLLYLAIVESKLSNRATSGAKAAGIWQFIPSTAKLHNLNIDKYVDERRDPLQATNAAIDYLQRLKDRFGKWYLAILAYNAGEGKLSRAIKIAGSDDIKVLLDPKQKYLSLETRNYLRKIIMMAYVANDRDFLISTDSSMLNSATYIGIERVEIPGGISLHDVASTIGFSVDKLSKYNTHLRYSFTPPNRDKYYIYIPTIKKEEFLARYKAGEKTKIYNTKKGDTFEIIAKKLDIKTSDIKRYNNIKQIKANYKLALPANAKTIYEYQVKKGDTLGAISRKFGVEVSDIIKANSKTNMKLAIGENLVIPH, from the coding sequence ATGAGAGTAGTATTAGTAGTTTTATCTATATTTTTTACCTGTAATTACTCATTTGGATTTATGGTCTCAAGCGATAATTTTAAAAAAGAGATTAAGATATTAAAAGAGCTTGATATTGATCCAAAATATATTAATGATGAGTATTTTTTGCAGTTAAAAAATAGCAGAATGGACACAACAAAACAAGAATTTATAAACACAATAACAAAAGAGTATAAACACGCTGCTATAATCAAAGATGTATTAAAGCAAAGAGGTGCTCCAAATTCACTATTGTATCTTGCTATAGTGGAGTCTAAGCTATCAAATAGAGCCACATCTGGAGCTAAGGCAGCTGGAATTTGGCAGTTTATCCCAAGCACGGCTAAATTGCATAATTTAAATATAGATAAATATGTAGATGAAAGGCGAGATCCTCTTCAAGCTACCAATGCTGCGATTGATTATTTGCAAAGATTAAAAGATAGATTTGGCAAGTGGTATTTAGCAATTTTGGCTTATAATGCTGGAGAGGGCAAGTTAAGCAGAGCTATAAAAATAGCTGGTAGTGATGATATTAAGGTTTTGCTTGACCCAAAACAAAAATATCTCTCACTTGAGACAAGAAATTATCTTCGTAAAATTATAATGATGGCATATGTGGCAAATGATAGAGATTTTTTGATCTCTACAGATAGCTCTATGTTAAATTCAGCCACATATATAGGCATTGAAAGGGTTGAAATCCCAGGTGGAATCAGCCTTCATGATGTGGCCTCAACCATAGGATTTAGCGTAGATAAATTAAGTAAATATAATACTCATTTAAGATATAGCTTTACTCCGCCAAATAGAGATAAATACTATATCTATATCCCAACGATAAAAAAAGAGGAGTTTTTAGCCAGATATAAAGCTGGTGAGAAGACTAAAATTTACAATACCAAAAAGGGCGATACATTTGAGATAATTGCCAAAAAATTAGATATTAAAACAAGCGATATTAAAAGATATAATAATATAAAACAGATAAAAGCAAACTACAAACTAGCACTCCCAGCAAACGCTAAGACCATTTATGAATATCAGGTCAAAAAAGGGGATACGCTAGGAGCTATATCTCGTAAATTCGGGGTAGAAGTATCAGATATAATAAAGGCAAATAGTAAAACAAATATGAAATTAGCAATAGGAGAAAACCTTGTCATACCACATTAA
- the ppa gene encoding inorganic diphosphatase, translating into MDISKIKAGSNPDKLNAVIEIPYGSNIKYEIDKDSGAVVVDRVLYSAMFYPANYGFIPSTLADDGDPADVLVLNEYPLQAGSVIPCRLIGVLVMEDESGMDEKLLAVPVSKIDPRYEDIKSIDDLPKATLDKIKNFFETYKMLEPNKWVKVKGFEDANKAKDILDAAIKAYK; encoded by the coding sequence ATGGATATTAGTAAAATCAAAGCTGGTAGCAATCCAGATAAATTAAACGCAGTTATTGAGATCCCTTATGGCTCAAATATTAAATACGAAATAGACAAAGATAGCGGTGCTGTAGTAGTAGATCGTGTATTATACTCAGCTATGTTTTATCCAGCTAATTACGGATTTATCCCATCAACATTAGCCGATGATGGCGATCCTGCTGATGTTTTAGTGCTTAATGAGTATCCACTTCAAGCTGGTAGCGTAATACCTTGCCGTTTAATTGGTGTATTAGTAATGGAAGATGAAAGCGGTATGGATGAGAAGCTACTAGCTGTGCCAGTTAGTAAAATTGACCCTAGATATGAAGACATCAAAAGCATAGATGATCTACCAAAGGCTACACTTGATAAGATTAAAAATTTCTTTGAAACCTACAAAATGCTAGAGCCAAATAAGTGGGTAAAAGTCAAAGGCTTTGAAGACGCTAATAAGGCTAAAGATATTTTAGACGCAGCTATAAAAGCTTATAAATAA
- a CDS encoding AAA family ATPase — translation MIERIYLKDYLSFDELELKFGSGLSVFTGVSGAGKSVLMGAILSVFGYKDSDARLIEADVECKLGLDEFGIEEDSINCFKLLKDKSTRYFINNQSISKKNLNLIANRHLKYLSAKDIEEFENSRLIGILDILASKKSKNYSENLAKFKEKFNEFLTLKKELDKINEEEKKIDELKEFAKFEIEKIEQINPKIGEFDELNSIKKRLSKKDKIQEAWSKAEMIFAYEKAVIDALNISDIDSGFFSDALNELKIAKSSVDFDEFEGFDIEELLDRIESLNGLIKRYGSIEECLEILQKRKAELAHYENIEFQKSDLSMKFTRLLSELENISNTITKERSKSVKELETMVNGYLKDLYMDRVDINLNSKNMDINGADLVDINLNSSNLKTLSSGEINRLRLAFIASEAKISGLGGGVLILDEIDANLSGKEAMSIANVLIELSNLYQIFAISHQPQLSSKAHHHFLVQKDAKGSSVKELNIDERVMELSRMISGESITQEATEFAKKLLI, via the coding sequence GTGATAGAGAGAATTTATCTTAAAGATTATTTAAGTTTTGATGAATTAGAGCTTAAATTTGGCTCTGGGCTTAGCGTATTTACTGGTGTTAGTGGTGCGGGTAAAAGCGTTTTAATGGGGGCAATTTTAAGCGTTTTTGGCTATAAAGATAGCGATGCTAGGCTTATTGAAGCTGATGTGGAGTGTAAGCTTGGGCTTGATGAGTTTGGGATTGAAGAAGATAGTATAAACTGCTTTAAACTTCTAAAAGATAAGAGCACAAGATACTTTATAAATAACCAATCAATATCGAAAAAAAATCTAAATTTGATCGCTAATCGCCATTTAAAATATCTAAGTGCTAAGGATATTGAGGAGTTTGAAAATTCTAGATTGATTGGAATTTTAGATATTTTAGCTAGTAAAAAATCTAAAAATTATAGTGAAAATTTGGCTAAATTTAAGGAAAAATTTAATGAATTTTTAACTCTTAAAAAGGAGCTTGATAAGATAAATGAAGAAGAGAAAAAGATCGATGAGCTTAAAGAATTTGCTAAATTCGAGATAGAAAAGATCGAGCAGATAAATCCGAAAATAGGCGAATTTGATGAACTTAACTCTATAAAGAAGCGACTTAGCAAAAAAGATAAGATACAAGAGGCGTGGAGCAAGGCTGAGATGATATTTGCTTATGAAAAAGCAGTGATTGATGCTTTAAATATTAGCGATATTGATAGCGGGTTTTTTAGCGATGCTTTAAATGAGCTTAAAATTGCTAAAAGTAGCGTGGATTTTGATGAATTTGAAGGGTTCGATATAGAAGAGCTTTTAGATCGCATTGAGAGTTTAAATGGGTTGATTAAGCGGTATGGGAGTATAGAAGAGTGCCTAGAGATCTTACAAAAGAGAAAGGCCGAACTAGCTCATTATGAAAATATCGAGTTTCAAAAATCTGATTTGAGTATGAAATTTACTAGGCTTTTAAGCGAATTAGAAAATATCTCAAATACCATCACAAAAGAGCGAAGCAAGTCTGTAAAAGAGCTAGAAACTATGGTAAATGGATACTTAAAAGATCTATATATGGATAGGGTGGATATAAATTTAAATAGCAAGAATATGGATATAAATGGTGCTGATTTGGTAGATATAAATTTAAATAGCTCAAATTTAAAAACTCTAAGTAGCGGAGAGATAAACCGCTTAAGACTTGCATTTATCGCCAGTGAAGCTAAGATTAGCGGTCTTGGGGGCGGGGTTTTGATACTTGATGAGATAGATGCGAATTTAAGCGGGAAGGAGGCTATGAGTATAGCAAATGTGCTTATAGAACTATCAAATTTATATCAAATTTTTGCCATCTCTCATCAGCCACAGCTAAGCTCTAAGGCTCATCATCACTTCTTAGTCCAAAAAGACGCTAAAGGCTCTAGCGTAAAAGAGCTTAATATAGATGAAAGAGTGATGGAGTTATCTCGTATGATAAGTGGAGAGAGTATCACGCAAGAGGCTACTGAATTTGCTAAAAAGCTACTTATTTAA
- a CDS encoding adenylate kinase, protein MKKLFLIIGAPGSGKTTDASIIAKNDTKFSHYSTGDLLRAEVASGSDLGRLIDSFISKGNLVPLDVVVNTIISAIKSSHTDYILIDGYPRSVEQMMELDKVLSNSSDVKLSGVIEVDVSEQVARERVLGRARGADDNDEVFNNRMKVYLAPLKEIRDFYSSKSLLRNINGERTIEEIVSDMTNLLNTMIKE, encoded by the coding sequence ATGAAAAAACTATTTTTAATAATCGGTGCTCCAGGCAGCGGCAAAACAACCGATGCTAGTATAATTGCTAAAAATGATACCAAATTTAGCCACTACTCTACTGGCGATCTTTTAAGAGCTGAAGTAGCTAGTGGTAGCGATCTTGGTCGCTTGATAGATAGCTTCATCTCTAAAGGCAATCTAGTACCACTAGATGTAGTGGTAAATACCATAATCTCAGCTATTAAATCTAGCCACACAGACTATATCTTGATAGATGGCTATCCAAGAAGTGTAGAGCAGATGATGGAGTTAGACAAAGTCCTATCAAATAGTAGTGATGTCAAACTAAGTGGCGTTATAGAAGTAGATGTAAGCGAACAAGTAGCAAGAGAGAGGGTATTAGGCAGAGCTAGGGGAGCTGATGACAATGATGAAGTCTTTAATAATAGAATGAAGGTTTATCTAGCTCCGCTTAAAGAGATTAGAGATTTTTACAGCTCAAAATCACTACTTCGCAATATCAATGGCGAACGCACTATAGAAGAGATAGTAAGCGATATGACAAATTTATTAAATACTATGATAAAGGAGTAA
- a CDS encoding response regulator: MRERVLIVEDNKSLAKLIAKKMNANVDMDVVVAHSYAQAVDAIEDNDDFFIALLDLNLPDAPDGEIVDYVLSKNILAIILTGSVDENLKKIFTQKNIVDYVLKDSLDAINYIFDTINRLCKNRNHKVMIVEPSMGVRNQLKEILNSQLYKVFTAAHGEEALNYLNDNPDIKLILTAYNMPVIDGFELMRQIRQTKNKNSLGLIAVASSDNDVAAKFLKNGANDFISIPFSKEEIIYRVDSNLKAMQDEIDIQMYKKYDPSTKLFNRRYFFAYAKSLAARSGEFGIAIIDIDGLRAINAKFGFELCDRVIMHVASILKSELKGMVVARLSGGEFGVIFDKIGFDEAIKVMAHIRSKIANLAISSVTPTISVGICSFDTNIKFDQAIMNGYKALQKAKKNGKNRVEIL; encoded by the coding sequence ATGCGCGAGAGAGTCTTGATAGTTGAGGATAATAAATCCTTAGCCAAACTAATAGCTAAAAAGATGAATGCCAATGTAGATATGGATGTTGTAGTGGCACATAGTTACGCACAGGCCGTAGATGCTATTGAGGATAATGATGACTTTTTTATCGCTTTGCTTGATCTAAATTTACCCGATGCACCAGATGGGGAGATTGTAGATTATGTCTTATCTAAAAATATTTTAGCCATTATCCTTACTGGTAGCGTAGATGAGAATTTAAAAAAAATCTTTACTCAAAAAAATATAGTTGATTATGTATTAAAAGATAGCTTAGATGCTATTAATTATATATTTGATACCATAAATAGACTATGTAAAAACCGCAATCACAAAGTTATGATAGTTGAGCCATCTATGGGGGTGAGAAATCAGCTAAAAGAGATCTTAAATTCACAGCTTTATAAGGTCTTTACCGCAGCTCATGGCGAAGAGGCGTTAAACTACTTAAATGATAATCCAGATATTAAGCTTATATTAACAGCATATAATATGCCAGTTATTGATGGCTTTGAGCTAATGCGTCAAATTCGCCAAACTAAGAATAAAAATAGCCTAGGATTAATAGCAGTAGCTAGTAGTGATAATGATGTAGCGGCTAAATTTTTGAAAAATGGCGCTAATGATTTTATATCTATTCCTTTTAGCAAAGAGGAGATAATATATAGAGTTGATAGCAATCTTAAGGCTATGCAAGATGAGATAGATATTCAAATGTATAAAAAATATGACCCATCAACTAAGCTATTTAATAGAAGATATTTCTTTGCTTATGCTAAGAGCTTAGCAGCAAGAAGTGGTGAATTTGGCATTGCTATTATCGATATAGATGGATTAAGAGCGATTAATGCTAAGTTTGGCTTTGAGCTTTGTGATAGGGTTATTATGCATGTTGCATCTATATTAAAAAGCGAGTTAAAAGGTATGGTGGTAGCTAGGCTTAGCGGTGGCGAATTTGGAGTGATATTTGATAAAATTGGCTTTGATGAGGCTATAAAAGTTATGGCGCATATTAGATCAAAGATTGCTAATCTTGCTATATCTTCAGTAACGCCTACAATATCAGTTGGCATTTGTAGTTTTGATACTAATATTAAATTTGACCAAGCAATAATGAATGGCTACAAAGCCTTACAAAAAGCCAAAAAAAATGGCAAGAATAGGGTGGAGATTTTATGA
- a CDS encoding TatD family hydrolase: MIIDTHCHLDDARYDDDISSVIKNAFDNKVGKIIIPGADIKDLPKAAKIANSYENIYFAAGVHPYEIDGYDESVIYEFAKDKKCVAIGECGLDYFRLPEVDVEQYKARQKDIFITQIKLAIELKLPLIVHIRDANEDSLKILKEYKNELVGGVLHCFNASPILLELSSKFYYGIGGVLTFKNGKKLTQILPKIPLNRLLIETDAPYLTPEPYRGKRNEPAFTTFVADKMAEILSMNKDEIVDLTTQNASRLFGI; the protein is encoded by the coding sequence ATGATTATAGATACACATTGCCATTTAGATGATGCTAGGTATGATGATGATATAAGTAGCGTGATAAAAAACGCTTTTGATAATAAAGTAGGCAAGATTATCATCCCTGGGGCCGATATAAAGGATTTGCCAAAGGCTGCAAAAATAGCAAATTCATATGAAAATATCTACTTCGCAGCTGGAGTTCATCCATATGAGATAGATGGATATGATGAGAGTGTAATTTATGAATTTGCTAAGGATAAAAAGTGCGTTGCTATCGGCGAGTGTGGGCTGGATTATTTTAGACTTCCTGAAGTTGATGTAGAGCAATATAAGGCTAGACAAAAAGATATTTTCATCACTCAAATCAAACTAGCAATTGAGTTAAAGCTTCCACTTATTGTGCATATTAGAGATGCGAATGAAGATAGCTTAAAAATATTAAAAGAGTATAAAAATGAGCTAGTTGGCGGAGTTTTACACTGCTTTAATGCTAGTCCTATTTTGCTTGAGCTTAGTAGCAAATTTTACTATGGCATTGGTGGGGTTTTAACCTTTAAAAATGGCAAGAAATTAACCCAAATTTTACCAAAAATCCCGCTAAATAGGCTTTTAATAGAAACTGACGCTCCATATCTTACTCCTGAGCCTTATAGGGGCAAGAGAAATGAGCCAGCATTTACCACCTTTGTAGCTGATAAGATGGCTGAAATTTTATCTATGAATAAAGATGAGATTGTGGATTTAACTACGCAAAACGCAAGTAGATTATTTGGAATTTAA
- a CDS encoding septal ring lytic transglycosylase RlpA family protein: MSIPYYSSSDFESTPNTSKSTQEATMRPYTINGKTYYPTVVEVGDSATGIASWYGPNFHGKKTSNGEIYNMHSLTAAHKTLPMNTMVKVTSLKNGKTTIVRINDRGPFVSGRIIDLSKAAATEISMIADGTAPVRLEVVGFYGQVETPANKTAKTHTYTGGNFIVQIGAFRRLAGANTYKTQFDNTNGIYKTAVREYTLNGEPIYRVFLTGFRSEAEARDFISSGQFKGAFIARD, translated from the coding sequence ATGAGCATTCCATACTACTCAAGCTCAGACTTTGAGAGCACACCAAATACGAGTAAAAGCACTCAAGAAGCCACTATGAGGCCTTATACCATCAATGGCAAAACATACTACCCAACGGTTGTAGAAGTAGGCGATAGCGCTACTGGAATTGCGAGTTGGTATGGGCCAAATTTCCATGGCAAAAAGACAAGTAACGGAGAGATATATAATATGCACTCTCTAACAGCAGCTCACAAAACCCTTCCTATGAATACTATGGTTAAAGTAACAAGCCTAAAAAATGGCAAAACAACGATAGTAAGAATCAACGATAGAGGTCCATTTGTATCTGGTAGGATAATAGATCTATCAAAAGCAGCCGCTACTGAGATTAGTATGATAGCTGATGGGACAGCACCGGTTAGACTTGAGGTTGTTGGATTTTATGGTCAAGTTGAGACCCCAGCTAATAAAACAGCTAAAACTCACACATATACAGGCGGAAATTTTATAGTCCAAATTGGTGCATTTAGACGATTAGCTGGAGCTAATACTTATAAAACTCAATTTGATAATACAAATGGAATTTACAAAACTGCAGTTCGTGAATATACTTTGAATGGAGAGCCTATTTATAGGGTATTTTTAACTGGATTTAGAAGTGAGGCTGAGGCTCGTGATTTCATATCTAGCGGACAATTTAAGGGTGCGTTTATAGCTAGAGATTAG
- the aspS gene encoding aspartate--tRNA ligase: protein MRSHYCTDLDAKDIGKNVNLCGWVNSYRDHGGVIFIDLRDRSGIIQLVCDPADSKSAHEIASKVRDEYVLRAKGKIRARGEGLVNPKLKTGEIEVVIDELIIENESAPLPFVITDSNVGEDIRLKYRFLDLRNPDNLSKFQLRSKASIACRNALDRLGFLEVETPMLTRATPEGARDYLVPSRVHPGEFYALPQSPQLFKQLLMCAGFDRYFQIARCFRDEDLRADRQPEFTQIDVEMSFCDQEDVMKVGEEVLKEIFAACGHNIQIPFKRLSYKDAMELYGSDKPDLRFDLAMIDVIDIFAKSNNEIFSTPAKDPRKNRAKAIKVPNGDNIFSKRQMQRFEEFVRKFGAKGLAFIQIKDPKDTAGQDNCVDFDGISLKGPLVKFFEPSELKELVSRTKLKVGDVVFFGVGDKKTVLDYMGRFRIFLAGELGIIDEKALEFLWVVDFPMFEQNDDGSYSAMHHPFTMPNNPDEPNLEDITSIAYDVVLNGVELGGGSIRIHKNDIQQKVFKLLKIDEEEQREKFGFLLDALSFGAPAHGGFAIGLDRLIMLATGSSSIRDVIAFPKTQKASCLMTQAPSSVDTHQLRDLGLRLREKDK from the coding sequence ATGCGTAGTCATTACTGCACCGACTTAGACGCAAAAGATATTGGTAAAAATGTTAATCTATGTGGTTGGGTAAATTCATACAGAGACCACGGAGGCGTTATATTTATAGATTTGCGTGATAGAAGTGGAATTATACAGCTTGTATGCGATCCAGCAGATAGTAAATCAGCCCACGAAATCGCCTCAAAAGTTAGAGATGAGTATGTATTAAGAGCTAAGGGAAAGATTAGAGCTAGAGGCGAAGGCTTGGTTAATCCAAAGCTAAAAACTGGTGAAATTGAGGTAGTAATAGATGAGCTAATCATCGAAAATGAGAGTGCGCCACTACCTTTTGTCATTACAGATAGCAATGTTGGCGAAGATATTAGGCTTAAATACCGCTTCTTAGACTTAAGAAATCCAGATAATTTAAGCAAATTTCAACTTCGCTCCAAGGCTAGTATAGCGTGTAGAAATGCCCTTGATAGATTAGGATTTTTAGAGGTTGAAACCCCTATGCTAACTCGTGCTACACCTGAGGGCGCAAGGGATTATCTAGTGCCTAGCCGTGTTCATCCTGGCGAATTCTACGCCTTGCCTCAAAGCCCTCAGCTATTTAAACAGCTACTAATGTGCGCTGGATTTGATAGGTATTTTCAAATTGCAAGGTGCTTTAGAGATGAGGATTTAAGAGCTGATCGTCAGCCTGAATTTACCCAAATCGATGTAGAGATGAGCTTTTGCGATCAAGAAGATGTGATGAAAGTCGGCGAAGAGGTTTTAAAAGAGATATTTGCAGCTTGTGGGCATAATATCCAAATTCCATTTAAAAGATTGAGCTATAAAGACGCTATGGAGCTTTATGGTAGCGATAAGCCAGATCTTAGATTTGATCTAGCTATGATTGATGTGATTGATATTTTTGCTAAATCAAATAATGAAATTTTCAGCACTCCAGCAAAGGATCCACGCAAAAATAGAGCCAAAGCTATAAAAGTGCCTAATGGAGATAATATATTTAGCAAACGCCAAATGCAAAGATTTGAGGAATTTGTGCGTAAATTTGGGGCTAAAGGCTTAGCATTTATCCAAATAAAAGATCCAAAAGATACAGCCGGACAAGATAACTGCGTAGATTTTGATGGAATTAGCTTAAAAGGTCCGCTAGTTAAATTTTTTGAACCAAGCGAACTAAAAGAGCTAGTTTCTCGCACAAAACTCAAAGTCGGAGATGTCGTATTCTTTGGTGTTGGGGATAAAAAGACAGTTTTAGACTATATGGGGCGATTTAGAATTTTCTTAGCTGGTGAGCTTGGCATTATAGATGAGAAGGCTTTGGAATTTTTATGGGTTGTAGATTTTCCTATGTTTGAGCAAAACGATGATGGTAGCTACTCAGCTATGCACCATCCATTTACAATGCCAAACAATCCAGATGAGCCAAATTTAGAAGATATCACAAGTATCGCTTATGATGTTGTATTAAATGGCGTTGAGCTTGGTGGGGGAAGTATTAGAATTCACAAAAACGATATTCAACAAAAGGTATTTAAACTGCTTAAAATAGATGAAGAAGAGCAAAGAGAGAAATTCGGATTTTTACTTGATGCTCTTAGCTTTGGTGCGCCAGCTCATGGTGGATTTGCCATAGGCTTAGATAGGTTAATTATGTTAGCTACTGGCTCATCAAGCATTCGTGATGTAATAGCCTTCCCTAAAACTCAAAAAGCCTCATGTCTAATGACTCAGGCTCCAAGTAGCGTAGATACTCATCAGCTAAGAGATTTAGGACTAAGATTAAGAGAAAAGGATAAGTAA
- the hisB gene encoding imidazoleglycerol-phosphate dehydratase HisB, translating into MIKKQRATKETNISLELEIYGSGNSDISTGVGFFDHMLNALAKHSLMDIKLHCKGDLYIDDHHSVEDCGIVLGQALKEALYPLGSVERYGNSVVVMDEAAVECALDLSNRAFLIYKSKMKPKIGNFDSELVEEFFRALAMNANITLHIIKQRGSNSHHIAEATFKAFAVAFRRAVAKNDRVGIPSTKGVL; encoded by the coding sequence ATGATTAAAAAACAAAGAGCAACAAAAGAGACTAATATCAGCTTAGAGCTTGAAATTTATGGTAGTGGCAATAGCGATATAAGCACTGGAGTTGGCTTTTTTGACCATATGTTAAACGCACTTGCTAAGCACTCATTAATGGATATTAAACTTCATTGTAAAGGGGATTTATATATTGATGATCACCATAGCGTAGAAGATTGTGGTATTGTGCTTGGTCAAGCTTTAAAAGAGGCTTTATATCCGCTTGGAAGCGTGGAGAGATACGGCAATTCTGTTGTGGTGATGGATGAAGCAGCTGTGGAGTGTGCTTTGGATCTATCTAATCGTGCTTTTTTAATTTATAAATCTAAGATGAAGCCAAAAATAGGCAACTTTGATAGTGAGCTTGTTGAGGAGTTTTTTAGAGCTTTGGCGATGAATGCTAATATAACTTTACACATTATAAAGCAAAGAGGTAGCAACTCTCATCACATAGCTGAAGCGACATTTAAGGCTTTTGCGGTAGCATTTCGCAGGGCTGTGGCTAAAAATGATAGAGTTGGAATTCCTAGCACCAAAGGCGTTTTATGA